Proteins from a genomic interval of Nitrospina gracilis Nb-211:
- a CDS encoding hemolysin family protein codes for MDLGTTLLLVGVFILLEGFFSGCEIGMISVNRIRMEQLAGEGVRSARLINKLLQTPEQLFAITSLGTNVCVVSSTAIFTSYLVTTFGSWGDFLSMLIISPFILFAGEIIPKLIFQSRSDAIMSAMVYPLNIIGKILAPFNALFTHLNKFIYTKIMRQADVPTYTRVSREQIRHISHPASDTSELEPEERVMIHRIFNFSELTVEQCMVPLVQLYAISDTATVDEANKLAMESGFSRLPVFHERMFNLIGILNTFDLLTVPPDNSPITDLIRPAYYIPPNKKLDDLLKELQQRGLHLAIVVDEHGGCVGIITIEDLLEQIVGEIEDEYDEPPKYYEKYDEDGYLVQGDIEIAMLNEELNLDLPEGDYETVAGLMIDRLEKIPVAGDQVIVQDCRLTVKEASKRKINSVILRKLPPDFDSEAQNGEKPDNGHSQPADRETDVPVEVPDAPAEDAASGENGALPKEKKPEKTSLFFSRS; via the coding sequence ATGGACCTGGGAACCACACTGCTTCTGGTGGGCGTGTTCATCCTCCTGGAAGGCTTTTTCTCTGGATGCGAAATCGGGATGATCTCCGTCAACCGCATCCGCATGGAACAACTTGCGGGCGAAGGCGTGCGCTCCGCACGTCTCATCAACAAGCTCCTGCAGACGCCGGAACAACTGTTCGCCATCACCTCTCTCGGCACCAACGTCTGCGTGGTCAGTTCCACCGCCATCTTCACCAGTTACCTGGTCACGACGTTTGGAAGCTGGGGCGATTTTCTGTCGATGCTCATCATCTCTCCGTTCATTCTGTTCGCCGGGGAGATCATCCCCAAGCTCATCTTCCAGAGCCGCTCCGACGCCATCATGTCGGCGATGGTGTACCCGCTCAACATCATTGGCAAAATCCTGGCGCCGTTCAACGCTCTGTTCACGCACCTCAACAAGTTCATTTACACAAAAATCATGCGGCAGGCGGATGTGCCCACCTACACCCGGGTGAGCCGGGAGCAGATCCGCCACATTTCGCATCCGGCGTCGGACACCTCGGAACTGGAGCCTGAGGAGCGGGTGATGATCCACCGGATTTTCAATTTCAGCGAACTTACGGTGGAACAGTGCATGGTTCCGCTGGTCCAGCTTTACGCCATCTCGGACACGGCGACGGTGGACGAAGCGAACAAACTGGCCATGGAATCCGGCTTTTCGCGCCTGCCCGTTTTTCACGAACGCATGTTCAACCTGATCGGCATCCTCAACACCTTCGACCTGTTGACCGTGCCGCCGGACAACAGTCCGATCACCGACCTCATCCGCCCGGCATACTACATACCGCCGAACAAAAAGCTCGACGACCTGCTGAAGGAACTGCAACAGCGCGGCCTGCACCTGGCCATCGTCGTGGACGAACACGGTGGGTGCGTCGGCATCATCACCATCGAGGACCTGCTGGAACAAATTGTCGGCGAGATTGAGGATGAGTACGACGAGCCGCCAAAGTATTACGAAAAATACGATGAAGACGGGTACCTGGTGCAGGGCGACATCGAGATCGCCATGCTCAACGAGGAGTTGAACCTCGACCTGCCGGAGGGCGATTATGAAACGGTGGCGGGATTGATGATCGACCGGCTGGAAAAAATTCCCGTAGCGGGCGACCAGGTGATCGTGCAGGACTGCCGGTTGACGGTCAAAGAAGCGAGCAAGCGCAAAATCAATTCCGTCATCTTGCGCAAACTGCCGCCGGATTTCGACTCCGAAGCGCAGAATGGAGAAAAGCCGGACAACGGTCATTCGCAACCCGCCGACAGGGAAACGGACGTGCCTGTCGAAGTCCCCGACGCCCCTGCGGAGGATGCGGCCTCCGGCGAGAACGGAGCGTTGCCAAAAGAGAAGAAACCTGAAAAGACGTCTCTGTTCTTTTCCCGTTCCTGA
- a CDS encoding hemolysin family protein, translating to MIFLLGLSGFFAACEAAFFSLNTAQVASLKDQNGRTGSLVSDLLQTPRELLITIYIGNELVNIGVSALATSIALTLFGDVGVAIAIGIGTFLILLFGEILPKSMALNFAERFALMAAFPLKIFAYLVQPIQKPFVRFAQKVITYLGVPTFEEEGVITDADFRAMVKIGEGEGIIDAEEGELIHNVIEFGQKTVGEIMTPKIDMFFLTVNQKMDEILPKITENFYSRVPVFEEDEETLVGVLLTKDLANYRQLPPEKFNLKNIAKPALTVPASKNLKDMLKNFRKSQRHMAIVLDEYGSIDGLVTLEDVLEELVGEIDSEMRREESYIHKITEKRYRLNAMLSIDEFNNYFTTSLPDEQFNTIGGFVFGLFGRVPRSAETISFERFKFRVEKMKGARILSLHLTVTAAKKQESNVVEEEAAG from the coding sequence GACAGGGAGCCTGGTCAGCGACTTACTGCAAACGCCCCGCGAATTGCTCATCACCATTTACATCGGCAATGAGTTGGTCAATATCGGTGTGTCCGCACTGGCGACCTCCATCGCGCTGACGCTTTTCGGCGATGTGGGTGTGGCCATTGCCATCGGCATCGGCACCTTCCTCATCCTGCTGTTCGGCGAGATTCTGCCGAAATCCATGGCTCTCAATTTTGCGGAGCGGTTCGCCCTGATGGCGGCCTTCCCCCTCAAAATTTTCGCCTACCTGGTGCAACCCATCCAGAAACCTTTCGTGCGCTTTGCGCAGAAGGTCATCACCTACCTCGGCGTGCCGACGTTCGAAGAGGAAGGCGTCATCACCGATGCGGATTTCCGCGCCATGGTGAAGATCGGCGAGGGCGAAGGCATCATTGACGCCGAGGAAGGCGAGTTGATCCACAACGTCATCGAATTCGGGCAAAAAACCGTGGGCGAGATCATGACGCCGAAGATCGACATGTTCTTCCTGACGGTGAACCAGAAGATGGACGAGATCCTGCCCAAGATCACGGAAAACTTCTATTCCCGCGTGCCGGTTTTTGAGGAGGACGAAGAGACGCTGGTCGGCGTGCTGTTGACCAAAGACCTTGCCAATTACCGGCAACTGCCTCCGGAAAAATTCAACCTGAAAAACATCGCCAAGCCTGCGCTCACCGTGCCCGCATCCAAAAACCTGAAAGACATGCTCAAAAATTTCCGTAAGTCGCAACGCCACATGGCCATCGTTCTGGACGAGTATGGAAGCATCGACGGGCTGGTGACGTTGGAGGACGTGCTGGAGGAGCTCGTCGGTGAGATCGACAGCGAGATGCGGCGCGAGGAAAGCTATATTCACAAGATTACCGAAAAACGCTACCGCCTGAACGCCATGCTGAGCATCGATGAGTTCAACAACTACTTCACCACCTCGTTGCCGGACGAGCAGTTCAACACCATCGGCGGATTCGTGTTCGGTCTCTTCGGACGCGTTCCGCGCTCCGCGGAGACCATCAGCTTTGAGCGCTTCAAATTCCGCGTGGAGAAGATGAAGGGCGCACGCATTTTGAGCCTGCACCTTACGGTGACGGCCGCGAAAAAACAGGAATCCAACGTGGTCGAGGAGGAGGCGGCCGGCTGA
- a CDS encoding TraR/DksA family transcriptional regulator, translated as MKKKSSASKTKVKAKAKKKTTAKKKTTKKKTAAKKTQPKAVKKAKATVKKASTKAKKAKAKKAVTKKAVPAKKKKSAQKATASVPTPIQKKARPPASPQPAPAPEETLERPVHKEPPPRNLDPIILKIRAQLIHQRNELMTMIKSSQEVERNIGEITFSNEIDLASSLEGREMAFQLSSRERNELKLIEEALFKMAKGTYGVCEGCSKNIPVKRLQIMPLTPLCIECQENLEVS; from the coding sequence GTGAAGAAAAAGTCCTCGGCGTCCAAAACCAAGGTCAAAGCCAAGGCTAAGAAAAAGACCACGGCCAAGAAGAAAACCACCAAAAAGAAAACAGCGGCAAAGAAGACTCAACCCAAAGCCGTAAAAAAAGCCAAAGCCACGGTGAAAAAGGCATCCACCAAGGCCAAAAAGGCCAAAGCCAAGAAAGCCGTAACGAAAAAGGCCGTTCCCGCCAAGAAAAAAAAATCCGCCCAAAAAGCGACCGCCTCAGTTCCGACGCCGATTCAAAAAAAGGCCAGGCCACCGGCTAGCCCCCAACCCGCACCCGCTCCGGAAGAAACTCTGGAACGACCGGTGCACAAGGAGCCGCCGCCGCGTAACCTCGATCCGATCATCCTCAAAATCCGGGCGCAGTTGATTCACCAGCGCAATGAGTTGATGACCATGATCAAGTCGTCGCAGGAGGTGGAGCGGAACATCGGCGAGATCACGTTCAGCAACGAAATCGACCTGGCTTCCAGCCTGGAAGGCAGGGAGATGGCGTTTCAGCTTTCCAGCCGCGAACGGAACGAACTGAAGCTGATCGAAGAGGCGCTGTTCAAGATGGCGAAGGGGACTTACGGGGTGTGCGAGGGGTGTTCGAAAAACATTCCGGTCAAACGCCTGCAGATCATGCCGCTGACGCCGCTTTGCATCGAGTGCCAGGAAAACCTGGAAGTCTCCTGA
- a CDS encoding Dabb family protein — MRMVKHIVMFKLKDKTPENVDALVNALEGMQGKIDSLRFLEVGLDFKGSERSFDVVLTTHFDDRDGLQTYAEHPVHQPVIQLVCDLCHPAVVVDYEVLR, encoded by the coding sequence ATGCGAATGGTCAAGCACATCGTCATGTTCAAGCTGAAAGACAAAACCCCGGAAAATGTAGACGCGCTGGTGAATGCGCTGGAAGGCATGCAGGGCAAAATTGACTCCCTGCGGTTTTTAGAGGTGGGGCTTGATTTCAAAGGGTCGGAACGCTCCTTCGATGTGGTTCTGACCACCCACTTCGATGACCGGGACGGTCTCCAGACCTACGCCGAACACCCGGTTCACCAGCCGGTCATTCAACTCGTCTGCGACCTGTGCCACCCTGCCGTTGTCGTAGATTATGAAGTTTTAAGGTAG
- a CDS encoding DnaJ domain-containing protein: MSWLFGAGLGFLRGGPLGAVVGGVAQHFLSKKFQKLVRKSLPGVKNEPVFVGCIIVVMTKIAMVKGALRPREVETIYRFFVRNLNYKEGDFEGINRVIRETYEKNPDLQPIVEQYKHSAESKYRALLLTLAYQMALVENSLTEETQKEINELARLLELSHERHNTIREQFSLDSLVTPYGILGVPVSATDDEIKKAYRRLAAQYHPDRVAHLGGEEVELAHIRFLQLQEAYKEIRQVRRF, from the coding sequence ATGTCGTGGTTGTTTGGTGCCGGATTGGGGTTTTTGCGGGGTGGACCGCTGGGAGCGGTGGTGGGCGGCGTGGCCCAGCATTTTCTGTCGAAAAAGTTCCAGAAACTGGTGCGCAAAAGCCTGCCGGGGGTGAAGAACGAGCCCGTGTTTGTCGGTTGCATCATCGTGGTGATGACCAAGATCGCCATGGTCAAGGGCGCGCTCCGGCCGCGCGAGGTGGAAACCATCTACCGGTTTTTCGTACGCAACCTAAACTATAAGGAAGGCGACTTCGAAGGCATCAACCGCGTCATCCGCGAGACCTACGAAAAGAACCCCGACCTCCAGCCCATCGTCGAGCAGTACAAACACTCCGCAGAATCCAAATACCGCGCGCTTCTCTTAACGCTTGCCTACCAGATGGCGCTGGTGGAAAACTCTCTCACCGAAGAGACGCAAAAGGAAATCAACGAGCTGGCGCGTCTGCTTGAGTTGTCGCACGAACGGCACAACACCATCCGCGAGCAGTTTTCGCTGGACAGCCTGGTGACGCCGTACGGCATTCTGGGTGTGCCGGTTTCCGCGACGGACGATGAAATCAAAAAGGCCTACCGGCGGCTGGCGGCGCAGTATCATCCCGATCGCGTGGCCCACCTGGGCGGGGAAGAGGTGGAGCTGGCCCACATCCGGTTTCTGCAGTTGCAGGAGGCGTACAAGGAGATCCGCCAAGTGCGGCGGTTCTGA